In the genome of Sorangium aterium, one region contains:
- a CDS encoding ARPP-2 domain-containing protein, protein MAKAPALLRSLSLRGLSATHAQVFAGVRLVPLLRDAPRDDLRIAGRRHDDAWSIVNLGDGRAYCSYVPHALVIGWTDDGSPVASYGAALAGPEVRNPLSKWGCGVQLLHRMARREVRGEDPAERNRLRLLPLHLAMEGFLALHFNAPEIAWSEYSRRAISRGLDPRTEMSLSGRAIPSLEDALRVFEIHEGQCGVLLFVGELLASVFVVSHPDDYRALHRTLIEDFYEQTLLYAARHNGDSQALEHTFDAARIGSLDDLRAALGRARAEAGALHVDTAAGLLGRPIAAERVYRAGPFSLQRFMTELDPALDNHIGEAIVREDGTLEYAKTYRLAAGQVRRARLLQQLSAHGWNLDATAAALRTTRDQLIRRIDGEGFGYLIAEHVLKAALKRTK, encoded by the coding sequence ATGGCCAAGGCGCCGGCCCTGCTCCGGTCGCTCTCGCTCCGGGGCCTCTCCGCGACGCACGCGCAGGTCTTCGCGGGCGTGCGCCTGGTCCCGCTCCTCCGGGACGCACCGCGGGACGACCTGCGCATCGCCGGCCGCAGGCACGACGACGCCTGGTCGATCGTCAATCTAGGCGATGGCAGGGCCTACTGCTCCTACGTGCCGCACGCGCTCGTGATCGGGTGGACCGACGACGGCTCGCCTGTCGCGTCCTACGGCGCGGCGCTCGCGGGGCCGGAGGTCCGAAACCCGCTCAGCAAGTGGGGTTGCGGCGTCCAGCTGCTCCACCGCATGGCCCGGCGCGAGGTCCGCGGCGAGGACCCGGCCGAGCGGAACCGCCTGCGCCTCTTGCCGCTGCACCTCGCGATGGAGGGCTTCCTCGCGCTGCACTTCAACGCCCCCGAGATCGCCTGGTCCGAGTACTCGCGGCGGGCGATCTCCCGCGGGCTCGACCCGCGCACCGAGATGTCGCTCTCCGGCCGCGCGATCCCGAGCCTGGAGGACGCGCTGCGCGTGTTCGAGATCCACGAGGGCCAGTGCGGCGTCCTGCTCTTCGTCGGCGAGCTGCTCGCGTCGGTGTTCGTGGTGTCGCACCCTGACGACTACCGCGCGCTGCACCGCACGCTGATCGAGGACTTCTACGAGCAGACGCTGCTCTACGCGGCCCGCCACAACGGCGACAGCCAGGCGCTCGAGCACACCTTCGACGCCGCGCGGATCGGCTCGCTCGACGACCTGCGGGCCGCGCTCGGCCGGGCGCGGGCGGAGGCCGGCGCGCTGCACGTGGACACGGCCGCGGGGCTCCTCGGCCGGCCGATCGCGGCGGAGCGCGTGTACCGGGCGGGGCCGTTCTCGCTGCAGCGGTTCATGACGGAGCTCGATCCGGCGCTGGACAACCACATCGGCGAGGCGATCGTGCGCGAGGACGGCACGCTGGAGTACGCGAAGACGTACCGGCTCGCGGCGGGGCAGGTGAGGCGCGCCCGGCTCCTCCAGCAGCTCTCGGCGCACGGGTGGAACCTGGACGCCACCGCGGCGGCGCTCCGGACCACGCGCGACCAGCTGATCCGGCGGATCGACGGCGAGGGGTTCGGCTACCTCATCGCGGAGCACGTGCTCAAGGCGGCGCTGAAGCGGACGAAGTGA
- a CDS encoding recombinase family protein → MGARGRRRAGAGWMHSAIREMLRNPKYVGEFSFGRRRWNLSTRMRQRSRES, encoded by the coding sequence GTGGGCGCTCGTGGGCGACGCCGAGCTGGCGCGGGCTGGATGCACTCCGCCATTCGCGAGATGCTGCGAAACCCAAAGTACGTCGGCGAATTCTCGTTCGGTCGACGGAGGTGGAATTTGTCAACGCGGATGAGACAGCGGTCACGAGAATCCTAA
- a CDS encoding TauD/TfdA family dioxygenase, which yields MSERWIWPGPEGGPARLFDELAARGFSVLRGDAALAPEEAARAPWSFAERLLGARPLLVERQPIKAVPGGRSFAASSAAAPLHTDSQCFAGAPPAVQIMACVRPAERGGGCLLLDGWPLLSAIERADPELFRALFTVYRRIPFVFGDFFGPTVSLRGGALALTHAPFVPPGDAIAARLARFVEAARRELIELSLGPVDILVVDNRRMLHGRRAFEGAREFVRLLVWMEARLPSPPAYNALAAEVAEAAARRLAGGPPATRRRLGLGAPPPPEARRRLGLVLEMLRGVPPGVLAARERIPEPELYRLRDAALAAAEEALSGDAEGADDGALAEAIERMSQG from the coding sequence ATGAGCGAGCGATGGATCTGGCCTGGGCCGGAGGGCGGTCCGGCGAGGCTCTTCGACGAGCTCGCGGCGCGTGGCTTCTCGGTGCTCCGCGGCGACGCGGCGCTGGCGCCCGAGGAGGCCGCGCGGGCGCCGTGGAGCTTCGCCGAGCGGCTCCTCGGGGCAAGGCCGCTCCTGGTGGAGCGGCAGCCGATCAAGGCCGTGCCGGGCGGCAGGTCGTTCGCCGCGAGCTCCGCGGCGGCGCCGCTCCACACCGACAGCCAGTGCTTCGCGGGCGCGCCGCCGGCGGTGCAGATCATGGCCTGCGTCAGGCCCGCGGAGCGCGGCGGCGGCTGCCTCCTGCTCGACGGCTGGCCGCTGCTCTCGGCGATCGAGCGCGCCGATCCCGAGCTCTTCCGCGCGCTCTTCACGGTGTACAGGCGCATCCCGTTCGTCTTCGGCGACTTCTTCGGGCCCACCGTGTCGCTCCGCGGCGGCGCGCTCGCGCTCACGCACGCGCCGTTCGTGCCGCCGGGGGACGCGATCGCCGCGCGCCTCGCGCGGTTCGTCGAGGCGGCGCGGCGCGAGCTGATCGAGCTGTCGCTCGGCCCGGTGGACATCCTGGTCGTCGACAACCGGCGCATGCTGCACGGGCGGCGGGCGTTCGAGGGGGCGCGCGAGTTCGTGCGGCTGCTCGTCTGGATGGAGGCGCGGCTCCCGTCGCCGCCGGCGTACAACGCGCTCGCCGCGGAGGTCGCCGAGGCGGCCGCGCGCCGCCTCGCCGGAGGGCCGCCGGCCACGCGCCGTCGGCTCGGCCTCGGCGCGCCGCCGCCGCCCGAGGCCCGCCGCCGCCTCGGCCTGGTCCTGGAGATGCTGCGCGGCGTCCCGCCGGGCGTCCTCGCAGCGCGCGAGCGCATCCCCGAGCCCGAGCTCTACCGCCTCCGCGACGCGGCGCTCGCCGCCGCGGAGGAGGCGCTCTCGGGCGACGCGGAGGGCGCGGACGACGGCGCGCTGGCGGAAGCGATCGAGCGGATGAGCCAGGGGTGA
- a CDS encoding DDE-type integrase/transposase/recombinase: MDVIEELDDPHVPIAQACATLGVSRATLYRQTQPARPPALRGPVPSPRRLSDPERQTVLDVLHSDEFVDQPPPEVYATLLSRGVYHASIRTMYRLLAASGESGERRAQRGPTKHAKPTLTATAPNQIWTWDITKLRGPLPGVFYCLYVVLDLFSRMTVGWLLAERESAELAEHLFAETVARHGVEPGSLTVHADRGSAMRSEGLAQLLGSLGVVRSFSRPHVSDDNAFSESQFKTLKYQPDYPDRFASLAHARFEAKRRRPLTVELDGFNVEAAVRIEGYDDEGRERLVRYCARPCFALERLSILRDGRVAYQVKYPRRKGTHRVMTPIVFFARLAALVPPPRHPLVRYHGVLAPHAKQRSLVVPKATGKARKGEQRAGADSAGSDDKKKTTTITPLPARQAPKGPARGMETP, translated from the coding sequence ATGGACGTTATCGAAGAGCTCGATGACCCGCACGTCCCCATCGCGCAGGCGTGCGCGACACTCGGCGTCAGCCGCGCTACGCTCTACCGGCAGACCCAGCCCGCGAGGCCACCCGCGCTGCGGGGGCCCGTTCCGAGCCCACGCCGTCTCAGTGACCCCGAGCGGCAAACCGTGCTCGATGTGTTGCACAGCGACGAGTTCGTCGACCAGCCCCCGCCGGAGGTCTACGCGACGCTGCTGTCGCGCGGCGTCTACCATGCCTCCATCCGTACGATGTACCGCCTGCTCGCGGCGTCCGGCGAGAGCGGCGAGCGACGCGCGCAGCGTGGGCCGACGAAGCATGCCAAGCCGACGCTCACCGCCACAGCCCCCAACCAGATCTGGACGTGGGATATAACCAAGCTGCGCGGGCCGCTGCCCGGGGTCTTCTACTGCCTGTACGTCGTCCTCGACCTGTTCAGTCGCATGACCGTCGGCTGGCTGCTCGCCGAGCGCGAGAGCGCGGAGCTCGCCGAGCACCTCTTCGCAGAGACGGTCGCCCGCCACGGCGTCGAGCCCGGTTCGCTCACGGTGCACGCCGACCGCGGCTCCGCGATGAGGTCGGAGGGGCTCGCTCAGCTCCTCGGCTCGCTCGGCGTCGTTCGAAGCTTCAGCCGGCCTCACGTCAGCGATGACAACGCCTTCTCCGAGTCGCAGTTCAAGACGCTCAAGTACCAGCCCGACTATCCGGACCGCTTTGCCTCGCTGGCTCATGCGCGGTTCGAGGCGAAGCGCCGTCGGCCGCTCACGGTGGAGCTCGATGGTTTCAACGTCGAGGCGGCGGTGCGCATCGAGGGCTACGACGACGAGGGGCGCGAGCGGCTCGTCCGGTATTGCGCGCGTCCCTGCTTCGCTTTGGAGCGGCTCAGCATCCTCCGCGACGGTCGGGTGGCCTATCAGGTGAAATACCCGCGGCGAAAAGGAACGCATCGGGTGATGACGCCGATTGTGTTTTTCGCGAGGCTCGCCGCGCTGGTGCCGCCGCCGCGCCATCCGCTGGTGCGCTACCACGGTGTGCTCGCGCCGCATGCGAAGCAACGCAGCCTCGTGGTGCCGAAGGCGACGGGGAAGGCGCGTAAGGGCGAGCAGCGCGCCGGAGCTGATAGCGCGGGCAGCGATGACAAGAAGAAGACGACGACGATCACGCCCTTGCCGGCGAGGCAGGCGCCGAAGGGGCCGGCGAGAGGCATGGAGACGCCGTAG
- a CDS encoding transposase: MPKAGKRRKFSAAEKLRIVREAAACTQRGDIEALLRREGIYSSLLTAWRKQLALHGSEALAGASPAASRSRTRRTGASPSSRSARPDSRRSSRSLRSSSISKKKSLPFWSSTSRATKSADGRYRRAR, from the coding sequence ATGCCGAAGGCGGGCAAGAGGCGGAAGTTCTCGGCGGCGGAGAAGCTGCGCATCGTTCGCGAGGCGGCCGCATGCACCCAGCGCGGCGATATCGAGGCGCTGCTGCGCCGCGAGGGCATCTACAGCTCCCTCCTGACGGCGTGGCGCAAGCAGCTCGCTCTCCACGGCAGCGAGGCTCTCGCGGGCGCAAGCCCGGCCGCAAGCCGAAGCAGGACGCGAAGGACCGGCGCATCGCCGAGCTCGAGAAGCGCTCGGCCCGACTCGAGGAGAAGCTCGCGCTCGCTGAGAAGCTCATCGATCTCCAAAAAAAAGTCTCTGCCATTCTGGTCATCAACCTCACGAGCGACGAAGAGCGCTGATGGACGTTATCGAAGAGCTCGATGA
- a CDS encoding glutathione S-transferase family protein yields MTITITAFERSPDGGKGLARDTRVRWALEEVGQPYQVRLVSFRAMKEPAHLALHPFGQIPTYEEGDLALFETGAIVFHIAERRAGLLPNDANARARAITWMFAAVNTVEPPILELVIARILEGDKPWTAERLPLVEARIRARLGQLSARLGDADWLDGAFSAGDLMMVSVLLRLRASGILDEYPNLAAYVARGEARPAYKRAFDAQLAVNTGKPSTA; encoded by the coding sequence ATGACAATCACCATTACCGCCTTTGAACGCTCACCCGATGGAGGCAAGGGACTGGCGCGTGATACGCGCGTTCGCTGGGCGCTCGAGGAAGTGGGCCAACCCTACCAGGTTCGCCTCGTTTCGTTTCGCGCCATGAAGGAGCCCGCGCACCTGGCGCTTCATCCTTTCGGTCAGATCCCGACCTATGAGGAGGGCGATCTCGCGCTGTTCGAGACGGGGGCGATCGTGTTTCACATCGCCGAGCGACGTGCGGGCCTCCTGCCGAACGACGCCAATGCTCGGGCGCGCGCGATCACATGGATGTTCGCCGCGGTCAACACGGTAGAGCCACCGATCCTCGAGCTCGTCATCGCCAGGATCCTGGAGGGCGACAAGCCCTGGACCGCGGAGCGCCTGCCTCTGGTCGAGGCGCGCATCCGGGCTCGGCTCGGCCAGCTCTCCGCTCGCCTGGGCGATGCCGACTGGCTCGACGGTGCGTTCAGCGCCGGCGACTTGATGATGGTGTCGGTGCTGCTCAGGCTGAGAGCATCGGGCATCCTGGACGAATACCCGAACCTGGCCGCTTATGTGGCCCGCGGCGAAGCGCGGCCCGCCTACAAGCGAGCCTTCGACGCTCAACTGGCGGTGAACACCGGCAAGCCATCGACCGCCTGA
- a CDS encoding alpha/beta hydrolase family esterase produces the protein MNRASLVVILNSFACASALVGCSSDSSDTQGSGGSAPNGSAGTGAVATGGSATGGSATGGSATGGSATGGSATGGSDTGGSGTGGSGTGGSDTGGAAGSGGSGAGGAGSGGGAGGGSDTGTLSAGCGKTPTIDASMYNNGNPISITAANRQRRYILSVPANYDNKKPYRLVIAWHQLDGNDKQMYQQNYYWLKDIADAASSTIFVAPNGEKNGTPCTGTGNGESGCGWPDSSGSNVALADAVVEQVEQNFCIDKSKIFANGWSYGGSMSYRTACSRPLDGTGTWGVRAVAIYNGAAQLSAGNCKPSEAVAFYASHGTNDNVLQYGGGVSMAQTYAGLNGCTWKEPTRATGNHVCTNFMGCTTGYPVEFCSFVGPHTPDPPREGGQRWQPQEVWKFFSQF, from the coding sequence ATGAACCGCGCTTCCCTCGTCGTCATTCTCAACTCGTTCGCGTGTGCCTCGGCGCTCGTCGGTTGCTCGTCCGATTCGAGCGACACGCAGGGCTCTGGAGGTAGCGCTCCCAATGGTTCCGCAGGCACCGGTGCCGTGGCCACGGGCGGCTCGGCCACGGGCGGCTCGGCCACGGGCGGCTCGGCCACGGGCGGCTCGGCCACGGGCGGCTCGGCCACGGGCGGCTCGGACACGGGCGGCTCGGGCACGGGCGGCTCGGGCACGGGCGGCTCGGACACGGGCGGGGCTGCTGGCTCAGGTGGTAGCGGAGCCGGCGGGGCCGGGTCCGGTGGTGGCGCTGGTGGAGGCTCGGACACGGGTACGTTGTCCGCCGGGTGCGGCAAAACGCCGACCATTGACGCCAGCATGTACAATAACGGCAACCCGATCTCGATTACGGCGGCGAATCGGCAACGTCGATACATCCTGAGCGTGCCGGCCAACTACGACAATAAGAAGCCGTACAGATTGGTCATCGCTTGGCATCAGCTCGATGGAAACGACAAGCAGATGTATCAGCAGAACTACTACTGGCTGAAGGACATCGCCGACGCCGCCAGCAGTACGATCTTCGTGGCTCCCAATGGGGAGAAGAACGGAACGCCGTGCACCGGGACTGGCAACGGGGAAAGCGGCTGCGGGTGGCCCGACTCAAGCGGCTCGAACGTGGCACTCGCGGACGCCGTGGTAGAGCAGGTCGAGCAAAATTTCTGTATCGACAAGAGCAAGATCTTCGCAAACGGCTGGAGTTACGGCGGCAGCATGTCCTACCGGACGGCTTGCTCGCGTCCACTCGATGGAACCGGCACTTGGGGTGTCCGCGCCGTCGCCATCTACAACGGAGCGGCGCAGCTCAGTGCCGGCAACTGCAAGCCGAGCGAAGCGGTCGCCTTCTACGCATCCCATGGCACCAACGACAACGTCCTTCAGTACGGTGGCGGTGTCTCGATGGCGCAGACGTACGCCGGGCTGAACGGTTGCACCTGGAAGGAGCCGACAAGGGCCACCGGAAACCACGTGTGCACCAACTTCATGGGCTGCACGACGGGTTATCCGGTGGAGTTCTGCTCCTTCGTGGGACCGCACACGCCTGATCCGCCGCGAGAGGGTGGTCAACGTTGGCAACCGCAAGAGGTTTGGAAGTTCTTCAGTCAGTTCTAG
- a CDS encoding helix-turn-helix domain-containing protein, which yields MKQLDIAEVARRSGVPASTLRFYQEKGLIASTGRRGLRRLFDPGVVERLALIALGQVAGFSLDEIARMFSPDGRPRIERERLTAKAEELDRTIQRLVALRDGLRHAAACSAPSHMECPRFRSIVRLAGAGRLEPLVQKAPRRRWPT from the coding sequence ATGAAACAGCTGGACATCGCGGAGGTGGCCCGGCGATCCGGCGTGCCCGCCTCGACCCTGCGGTTTTACCAGGAGAAGGGGCTGATCGCGTCCACCGGCCGGCGGGGCTTGCGGCGGCTGTTCGACCCCGGGGTGGTGGAGCGCCTGGCGCTGATCGCGCTCGGCCAGGTGGCGGGGTTTTCGCTGGACGAGATCGCCCGGATGTTCTCGCCCGACGGCCGGCCGCGCATCGAGCGAGAGCGGCTGACGGCCAAGGCCGAGGAGCTGGACCGGACCATCCAGCGGCTGGTCGCCCTGCGCGACGGCCTGCGCCACGCGGCGGCGTGCTCCGCGCCGAGCCACATGGAGTGTCCGCGCTTTCGCAGCATCGTCCGGCTCGCCGGCGCCGGCCGTCTCGAGCCGCTTGTACAGAAGGCTCCCCGGCGGCGGTGGCCCACCTGA